The following coding sequences are from one Lolium rigidum isolate FL_2022 chromosome 6, APGP_CSIRO_Lrig_0.1, whole genome shotgun sequence window:
- the LOC124663285 gene encoding mitogen-activated protein kinase kinase kinase 18-like encodes MDVTVAKQLRRLRTLGRGASGAVVWLASDDSSGKLLAVKSAAACGAAQLAREGSVLTGLCSPHIIPCLGSRAAEHGGHQLLLEFAPGGSLADEAARNRLPERDIRAYAGDVARGLAYLHARSLVHGDVKARNVVIGADGRARLTDFGCARAVDSPLPIGGTPAFMAPEVARGEEQGPAADVWALGCTVVEMATGRAPWSDLTDLLAAVHRIGYTDAVPEVPGWLSPEAKGFLAACFARDPHHRCTAADLLDHPFLASATAARDYYYSPEPAKQERTTPKSTLHDALWDSDDTDDEADETSTTPAERIGALACAASALPDWDSDDQGWIHVHGDGNDELPTAHDSPPADAGDLVWAEPQEAEFEPFAVAAADASNGTPRHAVAVIDGADIWRDGYLSPVHLGSCRNQFPDPFDSDGDETVSFQRECNICRVMKLFFAQNFACLPILCVPMDRSCDLSAET; translated from the coding sequence ATGGACGTCACCGTGGCGAAGCAGCTCAGGCGCCTCCGCACGCTGGGCCGCGGCGCGTCGGGCGCCGTCGTGTGGCTCGCGTCCGACGATTCCTCCGGcaagctcctggccgtcaagtccGCCGCCGCGTGCGGCGCGGCGCAGCTGGCGCGCGAGGGCAGCGTGCTCACCGGCCTCTGCTCGCCGCACATCATCCCCTGCCTCGGCTCCCGCGCCGCGGAGCACGGCGGGCACCAgctcctcctcgagttcgccccCGGCGGCTCGCTGGCCGACGAGGCCGCCAGGAACCGCCTCCCGGAGCGCGACATCCGGGCGTACGCGGGCGACGTCGCGCGCGGGCTGGCCTACCTCCACGCGCGGTCCCTCGTGCACGGCGACGTCAAGGCCCGGAACGTGGTCATCGGGGCCGACGGCCGCGCCCGGCTGACGGATTTCGGGTGCGCCAGGGCCGTTGACTCGCCGCTCCCGATCGGCGGCACGCCCGCGTTCATGGCCCCCGAGGTGGCCCGCGGGGAGGAGCAGGGCCCCGCCGCCGACGTGTGGGCGCTCGGCTGCACCGTCGTCGAGATGGCCACCGGCCGCGCGCCCTGGAGCGACCTCACcgacctcctcgccgccgtccacCGGATCGGGTACACGGACGCCGTGCCGGAGGTGCCCGGGTGGCTGTCCCCCGAGGCCAAGGGCTTCCTCGCCGCCTGCTTCGCCAGAGACCCCCACCACCGGTGCACGGCGGCGGACCTCCTGGATCATCCGTTCCTCGCTTCCGCCACCGCAGCCCGCGACTACTACTACAGCCCGGAGCCGGCGAAGCAAGAACGGACCACTCCCAAGAGTACGCTGCACGACGCGCTCTGGGACTCGGACGACACCGACGACGAGGCGGACGAGACGTCGACGACGCCCGCCGAGAGGATCGGGGCATTGGCGTGCGCCGCCTCGGCCCTGCCGGACTGGGACTCGGACGACCAAGGCTGGATCCACGTGCACGGAGACGGAAACGACGAGCTCCCCACAGCCCACGACTCGCCGCCCGCCGATGCTGGTGACTTGGTCTGGGCCGAACCACAAGAAGCAGAGTTTGAACCGTTCGCCGTCGCGGCTGCCGATGCCAGTAACGGCACCCCGCGCCATGCAGTAGCAGTTATCGACGGCGCCGACATTTGGCGGGACGGTTACCTGTCTCCTGTGCATTTAGGCAGTTGTAGAAATCAGTTTCCCGACCCGTTTGATTCTGACGGGGATGAAACAGTGTCATTTCAACGTGAATGTAACATATGCAGAGTAATGAAATTATTTTTTGCTCAAAACTTTGCCTGTCTGCCGATTCTCTGTGTTCCTATGGACCGATCATGTGATCTGTCTGCTGAGACTTGA